A genomic segment from Helicoverpa armigera isolate CAAS_96S chromosome 10, ASM3070526v1, whole genome shotgun sequence encodes:
- the LOC126054610 gene encoding protein sprouty — translation MDEYGGPAAPPRPPKPAARVHRPTGARQPTVSLLRPRPEAERERNAYVEAPRRAHAVPVPPHTAAHQPLKPVTTQPAAAADKRRAGALSADSILCETCGRCRCEQCARPRPLPSRWLCGSCLCSAEACVDYASCMCCVKALFYHCGSGEEEAGEPCACGPRLACVAALAVPLPCLWLYWPLRGCAAAGAALYARCRRSGCRCPEPPPRLSSII, via the coding sequence ATGGATGAGTATGGCGGGCCGGCGGCGCCGCCCCGGCCGCCCAAGCCGGCGGCGCGCGTCCACAGGCCGACGGGCGCGCGCCAGCCCACCGTGTCGCTGCTGCGGCCGCGACCAGAGGCCGAGCGCGAGCGGAACGCCTACGTGGAGGCTCCACGGCGAGCACACGCCGTGCCCGTGCCTCCCCACACGGCCGCGCATCAGCCGCTCAAGCCGGTGACGACGCAGCCGGCCGCCGCGGCCGACAAGCGGCGCGCCGGCGCCCTCTCGGCCGACTCGATACTGTGCGAAACGTGCGGCCGCTGCCGCTGCGAGCAGTGCGCGCGCCCTCGCCCACTGCCGTCTCGCTGGCTGTGCGGCTCGTGCCTGTGCAGCGCCGAGGCGTGCGTCGACTACGCGTCGTGCATGTGCTGCGTGAAGGCGCTGTTCTACCACTGCGGGAGCGGCGAGGAGGAGGCGGGCGAGCCGTGCGCGTGCGGGCCGCGGCTGGCGTGCGTGGCCGCGCTGGCGGTGCCGCTGCCGTGCCTGTGGCTGTACTGGCCGCTGCGCGggtgcgcggcggcgggcgcggcgctgtACGCGCGCTGCCGCCGCTCCGGCTGCCGCTGCCCCGAGCCCCCTCCGCGGCTCTCCAGTATTATCTAG